One Malaclemys terrapin pileata isolate rMalTer1 chromosome 7, rMalTer1.hap1, whole genome shotgun sequence genomic region harbors:
- the LZTS2 gene encoding leucine zipper putative tumor suppressor 2 encodes MAIVQTRPVSIEPASEAATQLRAGARSPASACGAMGSVSSLISGRPCHERPCKAAPGPFRQQDGLLQGLPPAKPCSGPVPGGGAYASEDFWAKAVSPVSPCSDAEEPRDDRARSGNIQGPPPRLVPVSGQLEKNVEKTLIRPTAFKPVVPKGRNSSLPGYVVPRPGASVVPESQASLAHLLGGTATASAEKHHSLSCRHSAHSGTLSDSGRNSLSSLPTYSTGCSQPPEPASISMGHLSLDSHGGYPERGSRGLAGPSNSDSGRSSSSKSTGSLSGRGPPSSDGGSCARSPVEGDEALLVRELEEKLREREAELQHLRQNLDENEVAICQVYEEKQKRCEQEMEELRQGYASQVKQAAQKAQRTQQVLQLQIFQLQQEKKKLQEDFAQLLQEREQLEKRCASFEREQTELGPRLEETKWEVCQKLGEISLLKQQLKESQAELAQRGTEMLLLRAQLREARAERQAGEEQALGLQEAARTRALELEVCEKELQRRKGEAELLREKLGRLEQEVAGLRGARRQPRCPEPPEPSLLWASDEAKAQRQAAETLQGLRAELLQERRRGQEQRAAFEAERLTWQGEKDQVIGYQKQLQHNYIQMYRRNRELEHHLHQLSLELQAQRLDECGLHGAEICFEEITATEI; translated from the exons atGGCCATAGTGCAGACCCGGCCCGTCTCCATCGAGCCCGCTTCTGAGGCGGCCACCCAGCTCCGCGCCGGCGCCCGCTCGCCCGCCTCTGCCTGCGGCGCCATGGGGAGCGTTAGCAGCCTCATCTCCGGCCGCCCCTGCCATGAGCGGCCGTGCAAGGCCGCGCCCGGCCCCTTTCGCCAGCAGGACGGGCTGCTCCAGGGGCTGCCCCCCGCCAAGCCCTGCTCTGGCCCGGTGCCCGGGGGCGGCGCCTACGCCAGCGAGGACTTCTGGGCCAAGGCTGTGTCCCCCGTCAGCCCCTGCAGTGACGCTGAGGAGCCGCGGGACGATCGGGCTCGGAGCGGCAACATCCAGGGGCCGCCCCCGAGACTGGTCCCCGTCTCCGGGCAGCTGGAGAAG AACGTCGAGAAGACCCTGATCCGTCCGACGGCTTTCAAGCCGGTCGTGCCCAAGGGCAGGAACTCTTCGCTACCGGGGTACGTGGTGCCACGGCCCGGGGCGTCGGTGGTCCCCGAGAGCCAGGCCAGCCTCGCCCACCTCCTGGGCGGCACCGCGACCGCCAGCGCCGAGAAGCACCACTCCCTGAGCTGCCGCCACAGCGCCCACTCGGGCACCCTGTCGGACTCGGGGCGCAattccctctccagcctgcccacCTACAGCACGGGCTGCAGCCAGCCGCCGGAGCCGGCCAGCATCTCCATGGGCCACCTCAGCCTGGACAGTCACGGCGGCTACCCGGAGCGGGGCTCCCGGGGCCTGGCCGGCCCCTCCAACTCGGACAGCGGGCGCTCCTCCTCCAGCAAGAGCACGGGCTCCCTCAGCGGGCGGGGCCCCCCCTCCTCCGACGGCGGCTCCTGCGCCCGCTCGCCCGTCGAGGGCGACGAGGCTCTGCTTGTCCGCGAGCTGGAGGAGAAGCTGCGGGAGCGGGAGGCGGAGCTGCAGCACCTGCGCCAGAACCTGGACGAGAACGAGGTGGCCATCTGCCAG gTGTACGAGGAGAAGCAGAAGCGCTGTGAGcaggagatggaggagctgcGCCAGGGCTACGCCTCCCAGGTCAAGCAGGCGGCCCAGAAGGCCCAGCGCACGCAGCAGGTGCTGCAGCTGCAGATcttccagctgcagcaggagaagaAGAAGTTGCAGGAGGACTttgcccagctgctgcaggagcgCGAGCAGCTGGAGAAGAGATGCGCCTCCTTCGAGCGCGAGCAGACCGAGCTGGGGCCGCGGCTGGAGGAGACCAagtgggag gtgTGCCAGAAGTTGGGCGAGATCTCCCTGCTGAAGCAGCAGCTGAAGGAGTCGCAGGCGGAGCTGGCGCAGCGGGGCACCgagatgctgctgctgcgggCCCAGCTGCGGGAGGCGCGGGCGGAGCGGCAGGCGGGCGAGGAGcaggccctggggctgcaggaggcgGCACGCACCCGGgcgctggagctggaggtgtgcgAGAAAGAGCTGCAGCGCCGGAAGGGCGAGGCCGAGCTGCTGCGGGAGAAGCTGGGccggctggagcaggaggtggcGGGGCTGCGGGGGGCGCGGCGCCAGCCCCGCTGCCCGGAGCCGCCCGAGCCCAGCCTGCTGTGGGCCAGCGACGAGGCCAAGGCCCAGCGGCAGGCGGCCGAGACGCTGCAGGGCCTGCGGGCCGAGCTGCTCCAGGAGCGCCGGCGCGGCCAGGAGCAGCGGGCCGCCTTTGAGGCCGAGCGGCTCACCTGGCAGGGTGAGAAGGACCAGGTGATCGGCTATCAGAAACAGCTGCAGCACAACTACATCCAGATGTACCGGCGCAACCGGGAGCTGGAGCACCAcctgcaccagctcagcctggagCTGCAGGCCCAGCGGCTGGACGAGTGTGGCCTGCACGGGGCCGAGATCTGCTTTGAAGAGATCACCGCCACCGAGATCTGA